A stretch of Aedes aegypti strain LVP_AGWG chromosome 2, AaegL5.0 Primary Assembly, whole genome shotgun sequence DNA encodes these proteins:
- the LOC5570904 gene encoding general odorant-binding protein 45-like, translating to MNFDLTLFSIVVLLAISTANATRSPSLKTIDQAVKECGTLWNVSPDYFEDFVRTGTGNSTQLKELVRCASIWCRWCNVSAHDVVYEVLQNYFNPSPDDPCFLNRTERCMKASLKDLPYTEVLERAFVSFLCYYQQYGNLNRSVQFIPYMLPQEQQVALDTLVIHSVPLETLRNFNDGVFKEGTFEFLLRTLLVRLNLYSDRAGPDVKRLYNQDGNESYLTPETAACIAEARKNCPSDRCKLVSNTLKNCLPQVYDDAVSLIKDAARMILQRS from the coding sequence ATGAACTTCGATTTAACACTATTCAGCATAGTCGTCTTACTCGCGATATCAACCGCCAATGCGACCAGATCGCCTTCGTTGAAAACCATCGACCAAGCAGTCAAAGAATGTGGAACACTTTGGAATGTCTCTCCGGATTACTTTGAAGATTTTGTCCGCACAGGAACTGGGAATTCGACCCAGCTGAAAGAGCTGGTCAGGTGTGCAAGCATATGGTGTCGATGGTGTAACGTTTCGGCACATGATGTGGTCTACGAAGTGCTGCAGAACTACTTCAATCCCAGTCCAGATGACCCGTGTTTCCTCAATCGTACGGAGAGATGTATGAAAGCTTCGCTGAAGGACTTGCCGTACACTGAGGTGTTGGAACGGGCTTTCGTCAGTTTCCTGTGCTACTACCAGCAGTATGGGAACTTGAATCGCTCTGTCCAATTTATCCCTTATATGCTGCCTCAAGAACAGCAGGTAGCACTCGATACGTTAGTCATTCATAGCGTGCCACTGGAAACGCTGAGAAACTTCAACGATGGCGTTTTCAAGGAAGGAACCTTTGAGTTTCTACTGAGAACATTGCTGGTGAGACTTAACTTGTACAGCGATCGCGCGGGTCCAGACGTGAAGCGATTATACAATCAGGATGGAAACGAAAGCTATCTTACACCAGAAACTGCGGCTTGCATTGCAGAAGCTAGGAAAAACTGCCCTAGCGATAGGTGTAAATTAGTGTCAAATACGCTCAAGAACTGTTTACCCCAAGTGTATGATGATGCGGTGAGCCTGATAAAGGATGCAGCCAGGATGATATTGCAACGAAGTTAA